The window GCAACGGTTATTCTGCCAGATTGTCCGTGATGCGGATAAGATCGATATTTTCCGTGTCTATGCGGTGTACGCTTTCGGCAAGAAGAATATGCTCCATGTCAATATTTCTGATTTGGAAACATCAGCTGTTTCGGAACCTGTCATGGAAGCGGCACGCCGTCGGAAAGCGGTTCCCGCCGAACTTGCCCAGACGACGATCGACTTTTATGTAGGCATGCTTTGCCTGTATTTTGAGCTTGTTTATCCGATCAGTCCGGAAATTGTCAGGGAGCAGGGAAATTACAGGAAGCTTTTGGCGGTTCATTCCCGGAATGAGGAGACGGAAGAACGGTTAAATGAACTGCACCGTTTGATTGGCGAGGTATAGGCTGGAGTTTTACAAGCGTTGCGAAAGAAATAATTGGACAGACAAAACAGATTGTGGTTTTTCAGCAGGAGCTGAACGAGCACAATCTGTTTGTTTTGCCTTATTTAATATATGCAGTGGTTTTGCGCAGGAGGATGTTGTCCATTTTTTATGCCTGTGTCTTCTGCGTTGAATCCGCAGTTGGCTTCCGCGATGAGGTCTTTCATCGGTACGAAGGCGGCTTTGGCGAGGAAAATTCTGCTCTGCCGAAGTTGTTGTTGCTTAGATCGCAAGCTGTAAGGAAATCCGGCTTATCTGCAAAGTCAGCGGGACCCTGTATGCCGTTCCGGCGGGCTGTATATATGGCTGTACTGGTCAGTGATGTCATTTCCGGAATAGCTGCCCGGCTGTAAATATAATTTACGCTGATGGAATAGGCCTTCGGCTGGGGATGGAGGACCTTTCTGTAAGAAATACGGCGATTAAAACTGTACGTTTTTTCATTGTTTAACGAAAGGATGCGAAGATTTTTGATATATTTTTCGTGGGCATTCCCTTTCGGCGTGACGCAGTAGGAACCGGCAAAGCCATAGGGTTTACAGATATGGCTGACAGGACCGGCGCCCTTACCGGCATAGATGTGGGCTTCCCATTTTCCGGAACCTTGTAAATTAGGAAACGTAAGATACGGGTACTCCCCTTCCTCTTTACCCTGATTCATCATGACGTCTTTACCCATCGGGGACAAGGTGTCGGACGCCACCTCATAATACATGGAACCGCCGGAGGCGAGGGCTCCCGGATTTAGAATACCGCGTTTTGCGGCTACGATCTGCGCAAGAGCAGGGGACTGGGATTGGATGATACCGACAATCGTGCCAACGGGCCTGCAATTCGGCCAATAGGAATGTACTGTGAATAGGTATATCACCATTTCGAGGAATGTAAAGAAAGATATATATATGTTATTACAATGAGAAGCGCGTTCAAGCATCCCTTGATTACGTTGCCTGATCGAATATCGAGACAAGAAGGCATCTGCATAGAAAAACGCCAACGATTTCTTGCCGGAGTAAATAGCCTAATGTTGGGTGACACTTCATCAAACGCCCTCTTTTTTTCATTGCAGGAAAGGGTCGGCGCTTTCAGCCGGAAGCATGCGCGGAGCGAATTCATCATAATAGGTTAAATTTAAGATATAACGTTTAACTTTAAAACAATTTAAAATTATTAAAGTTTTTCCTTGACAAGGAGTCTTCTTCCGTGGATAATAAAAAGCAACTTTCCAAACAATTGCATCTGCGGCATAATTGCCGCTATAGACGATGAACGGGAAGAGCGCATTTTCACGGTGTAAAGAGAGTCCGTATTTGGTGAAAGCGGATCACATGGAGTGTGGCTGACATCGCCCGGGAGTTTCGGCGTCGACTTATTTTTCTAGAGAATATGAGGCGCAGACGTGTTTCAGCGTTAATGAACGTCTTGTCGGACAATGAGTATAATGACAGGGTGGTACCGCGTACATCGCCCCTGTCGCCGTTTCTTCGGAAATGGCGGCAGGTGTTTTTTTTAACAATTTTTGGAAAGCAGGGGGAATATTGTCATACAGAGGGGGATGTAGTGATGGAACGAGTATTGGAGAACAGAGCTGTACAGGCCGTAATGACGAACTTTCGCTGGAAGGTCGCCTTTCTTATTTTTATGATCAGCTTTGTCGCGTATATGGATCGTGTCAATTTGTCTGTCGCCACGCCGGTTATTATGCAGGAATTCGGTTTTACAAAAATGGATATGGGCTTTATTCAGACCTGCTTTTTTGCCGGGTATGCGCTGATGCAGGTGCCGGGCGGTATGTTGGCTGAAAGGCTGGGGCTGCGCCGGACGGGCGCGCTGGCCATTCTCTGGTGGTCCGTATTTACGGCGTTGACGGCCTTGGCGAAAGGGAAGATCAGCTTTGCCGCCGTGCGGTTGCTGTTCGGTCTCGGCGAAGGCCCGGTTTTTCCGTCTTTAGGCGCGGCGACGTTCAACTGGTTCAACCGACATGAAAAAGGCAAGGCCAGTTCGTCGATTCTGCTCGGCACTTTTTTCGGTCCCGTCGTCGGCCCAGCCGTGACGGTGGCGTTGATGGCAGCTTTCGGCTGGCATGCCGTGTTCTTGCTTTTCGGCGCAGTCGGTGTCCTGCTTGCTTATGTTTGGCATCATTTTGTCGTTGACAATCCGGCTGACAGCCCTTATGTAAATGAGCTGGAAGCCGATTATATCCATCAAGGGCGCAGCGCGGCCGCAACGGGAAAAACGGTAGCTCCGTGGGGAACTTTTCTTCGTTCGTCCCAATTCTGGGCCGTCGGCATTCAGTTTATGGTTGTCG of the Megasphaera vaginalis (ex Bordigoni et al. 2020) genome contains:
- a CDS encoding MFS transporter, yielding MERVLENRAVQAVMTNFRWKVAFLIFMISFVAYMDRVNLSVATPVIMQEFGFTKMDMGFIQTCFFAGYALMQVPGGMLAERLGLRRTGALAILWWSVFTALTALAKGKISFAAVRLLFGLGEGPVFPSLGAATFNWFNRHEKGKASSSILLGTFFGPVVGPAVTVALMAAFGWHAVFLLFGAVGVLLAYVWHHFVVDNPADSPYVNELEADYIHQGRSAAATGKTVAPWGTFLRSSQFWAVGIQFMVVDYIMYVFLSWLPLYLTEVHGLSLKTMGIWASFPWVALMAMVFVAGFISDKMANGANSERQYSMRTVTAMAGVAVCSLGLYIAAHTPSAAMNIFWMSVSLGALGFSMSASWSTVISLGGQYTGSVSGWMNLWGNIGGVLAPIVTAYFVTNYGWNEAFTATSLFGIVAVVCWFFVKPGKMLVPKKRPAAE